A genomic stretch from Cuculus canorus isolate bCucCan1 chromosome 30, bCucCan1.pri, whole genome shotgun sequence includes:
- the ELOF1 gene encoding transcription elongation factor 1 homolog yields MGRRKSKRKPPPKKKVTGTLETQFTCPFCNHEKSCDVKMDRARNTGVISCTVCLEEFQTPITYLSEPVDVYSDWIDACEAANQ; encoded by the exons ATGGGGCGCCGCAAGTCCAAGCGGAAGCCGCCGCCGAAGAAAAAGGTGACGGGGACGTTGGAGACGCAGTTTACGTGTCCGTTCTGCAACCACGAGAAGTCCTGCGACGTCAAGAt GGACCGAGCCCGCAACACGGGGGTGATCTCCTGCACCGTCTGCCTGGAGGAGTTCCAGACGCCCATTACCT ATCTGTCAGAGCCGGTGGACGTCTACAGCGACTGGATCGATGCCTGCGAAGCCGCCAACCAGTAG